DNA from Ptychodera flava strain L36383 chromosome 15, AS_Pfla_20210202, whole genome shotgun sequence:
ataatatttattattcaatgtgcCTCTTTGTAGCTCTGCACAACGTTGTATTGAATGATTCTATATGATAGCAAACGTTTGTCGAATTCAAACGTGAATAACAATATGAATTGATGCCATAGTGCTAAGCTGCAGCTTACGCCATTAGAAATTGCCCTGGCCGGACTACCTTTGTTTTCGCCAAGTGTTTTCCCGTTCTGCTCTGTTACAGTAGTAATCGTGCAGACTGTATGACTATATGGCACGTAGAATTTATGAATGGAAGCCGTCAAAACTACAGTTCAAGGCATAAACGCCCACGCAAGGAAAGATAAAAATCGGTCAATCATGCCGTAGTACTACGGCACGTACGGCGCTCTTGCAAAAGACAGGCATGTGCTCGTTCAAGTTTCAAGCTCCCGTTCCCCGTAAGTCTTCGTCGATGAGTTCACAATGCTCAGTAAACTGTTCTGCAATACATATAAAAGTGTAATACTTATATAAAAATGTCCTAGCACTGATGAGTCTTTGTTCAATCTGTGTTTTGTCGCTCGACTGCCCGCTCACCTGCTGCGTTTTTAGCCATCTTTGACAGTCGAAAACAGCACCTGTAGAGCCTTACATCCCGTTAATTTCGTCAACGGAAAAAACAGTCACTGTGCATTCACGATATGACGCATGCTTCTTTCTTTTGGCCGTGCCTGTCTTTTGGTTGGTGAATTTCACTCGGTAAACTTTTTTGTCTGATTAGAATAGAGCTCATTAGATGAGTTGGTAGCTTGGCTGACTTCAACACTTCTTTGAAGACGCGTTCAATGTTAGAATTGTCCTTTGCTGAAGTCTCAATGTGCTCCAAGTCCCACTGATAAGTGAGACTTTCGACGTCGTCCTTTTCGACTTTACGTTCTTCCTCTAAATCGCTCTTGTTGCCAACCACGATGATGGATGTCGCCTTCCCACCCTTCTGCTCCAGAATCTGATTTCGTAACCTCGTCACTTCTTCCAGGGATTCTTTGTCGCTGATGGCATACACAAGCACGAATACATCGCCAGAGGCTATGGAGAGCTTGCGCATGGCCGGGAAGGAGAATGATCCAGAGGTATCGAGAACCTCTAGATGAAGTGTGTGGCCGTTGATGTCGAATTCCCGCGTGTGGAGATCTTCTACAGTCTCCCTGTACTTCTCATCGAATTTGCCGTACAGAAACTGTGAAATGACCGACGACTTGCCCACGCCGGCAGCTCCCATGACAACCAGTCGCTTGCTCTCTTTCACGTTCAGGTTCTCATCGGAAAACCTTTCTTTGAGGGATCGACTTCTAGGCATGATGGCAGCTGTTGTTGAATGGATACGTTGGATGACTACTCTGGGTTGGCAGCAGCCGTGATTTACCGGAACGTAGTGTACGGTTACGATGCTTTGGTAGAATCGGTTACTGTAAGGCACAAGTCTGTTTCTTTGGTGCCTGGTCAACAGCAATTGCACTGATTTGGCGAAAATCAGTGTGCTCTGCTCAGAAAATACGAGACAACTGACTAAGCCAGCGGATGAAGGGCCTTTTATACTCTACATCCTGCTCTCCTGTGCGTGACTGATACATCTCATTCATATATTATAAGCAGGTATGACAAACAAGTAGCTTGGTATCAAGGAGCATGCGCGAGTCATTGATTCATTGAACCCATGTTTTTCGTACAGTGGCGAAACACTCAGTGTAGCATGGGTGATACCTGTGGATTGTTACTCTGCGAATTGAACATGTTTCTGAGAATAAAAAAACGTTTCGAGGTTTTTATTTTACACTGACTTTTCTCTCGTATCGGGTCACGTAGACAAATTACAAATGGGCGCGATGTTTACGTAACAAATTTCCTCCCTGTTTCACGAGGTCGTCCAATGACAACCAAACATCCGTTCATCCGCAGATCCTCCGAGCCCAGCATACTGACCTTGTTTATGAAGTATTTGCCTCGAACCAAACACATTGAGTTTTGTATGTGTGTTCTTTTATGTGTCATTGTGAGTTTGCTTTATTAGAAACAACTCCAAAAACGTCGTTTACCTACATCTTCGGTATGGAAGGCTATTAATGGATGTGAACATCGACAAATACTGTTGTGACCGTATATTAATTTTATACCTCTCTTCTGCACAGGACGCACGTGTAAATGGAGGTGAGATCTATAAACTGTCAGAAAAGAAGACATTTCGTTTGTTAAAGTATAGAGATACGAAACCGACAATTTTAGGCATAATCTAGAAGCTCATTACATGCCATGGCTTGTCACGTTGAATGAACATGCGCCGGGGGAGGGCGTTGCTCGAGGATTAGATGACTGGTAGTCACTCTAGCTGAAGATGTAGGGAAACAGTAACTGACTCGAAGGAATACCGGTCAGACCTTTGCAATTCTTAAGATTTGATGTTTTGAACGTAGAATGAAATGTTCGTCCATTGCAGGTCGCCATCACTcgaaaacattttgatcagcGGTCGCTAGAGACGTTCCTCGGTGTATTACAACAGATTATGCTGAAATCGACGCGTGTGCGTTGTCGCCCTTAGCAACAGTCCCAGATGAATGAATCATCGAAAACATGCAGAAATAATGAGGGCTTTCAGCAGTGTCGTTAGCAGTGCGATGAAAACTGCTGTGTGCAGTCCTGTGAGTCCTGTACCGTACGTGCAATGTTCAGCCTCACTTTCCGCTTTTCTCCGTTACTGGCGGCGGTGCGAGCAGTGTAGCGTGTATAATTCCATGAATTCACGATGTAAGGCACAGCACAGCTCGGTGTACTATTTATATCTGACATTAGTCGGCCGACTGTGTAGTATGTTACCTTGCCCCAATGCAAATCAATTTGAAATTAGTCTAACATCTGAAACTTTACGAGAACAAGGTCTATTTTCTGCAGGCTACCCGGGCTCCCTGACATTTGGCCTACAGCTAGAAATTTCACTAACTTCATTTCGAAGTGTGACACCGATAAATAGGGCGACATTGATGCATTaataaatatgtgcattttacaAACGGCACGGTTGATGCTCAAGGCAGTGTTTGATGTACATGATGTACAGAACCTATATCCATTCTGAGGAGACTTTCACAGTCGTAAGTTTTAACAGAAACCATATACAGGGCAGAAGTTCCAAAATTGATCATCATATTGtattttaaggtagtgtgcgcctcgaaagtgaaagacttcatttttctccaattttccTAGAGGAAtcattcaatcattcactttcaaaatcaagaataaaaatcgggggtcaccgtgcaaattttgctaccagagaaacaaaatacacaagatttaccgacatttgaaattcaaaatggctaccatcatTGTGTTAACTCTCTGgggataaaattttcgattaaaACTAGGACGGTGGAAGTTTTCTTAGCTAAAGGGCTTCAAAGTGAGCCCAAGAAAGTCGTAGGTCAAAAAAGGTAAAGTTTTGGGAGTCAAAACATGTGTCCCCgggcgcattctatcttaatgTGATGTATGAATCAAAGCAAAGATTTTCTAAAAGTTCGGAAATAAACATACTTCACTTGTTATCCTTTAAAGACAGCAATTTTTCAATCTGTATGAAATTAAGATGCAGATTTCGTGATTGGCAGTAATAGTATATTCCAAATAAGACATAATTGCAATAAATTGGTACATCGCTCAgtgatattttgtttaaatataCCTACCGTCTGCATTTACTGTCAATATTTAGCAAAACCGTCAAATAAAAATCACCCAGGAATCAAAATATCTCGGATCGTGTGACCCATGGACAAAATGTGTACCTCTTAAGATAACCCCGCtgatcatttttcaaattttattgagaaatatgatcaaatatatacataataattaataatattacTTCAAGCACAAAGTAATTGTATCtgtattacttaagtttcatgcagcTAGCAATAATCAGACTGTTTTTACCTTTAGGATATTTTCTCATATTTTCCACAAGTCATCTGTAAaacatgtgtatatatattttttgtatatatatacatatatatatatatatatatatatatatatttttgtatatatatacataacacTTACATGTTTTATGACAGTAATCGTAATAATTGTGACAGTTGAAGTTTAATGCCTTTATCCTTCAGCTGACTCCCATCCGTACAAATATTATCTTCAAGGTAAAAAAAATTCCTAGTTTTAGATCTAATATCTCTATTGACTGTTGAAAATATCCTCATGTCCTGTCAAGCTAATTTCTCCAGTACTTCAAAAGAATCTGCCAGAGAGATAATTGTATTATTGAAATGTAGGAATAAATACCGAATGCCTGATATGTATACATCCCCCTCTTCAGGTAAGCTGGGTAATCTAGATGTTTTTTTGACTGTTTAACGTTGCATGGAAATGCTCGTTGTTTATGATTTTCTACGTAAATATGGTTCCAGGTATGCTTTTAATAATACGATACCTGGAAAAAGCTTCCAATCCATGGATTACAGAAGGACGGAGATTTTCCGTGATAGACCGAAGGCAGTACAAATTCAATCTCCATAGCAACGACCAAGCTCTGAttagaattttaaaaaagtaCAGCCTTATTTCCCCGGCGTTCATTTTATCTAAGCTATATGAACTGATTAGTATATAAGATACAGTACTGAAGGGAATCATGAAGGTCATAAGTGGCCTGGACTTACTGCCTTGTCTCCGTAACGTTAATTTATCATAGATCAGGAACAGACGCCTAGTGTCactttaatgtcataaaaatacgTTTGTAAGCAGGACACATGGCGTGTTAAGCTTCATTAACAGCGCAAAAAGTTTTCGTCCGTAGGCCCCTATAGCAGTATTATCAACATGAAAACTCCGAAGACGTGTTCTTCAAAATAATTAACAGTTTTCTCTTTTTGTAAGGAAGGAGGACGATTTAATACCGCTGGCTATAAAGATCTCAATCTACGACGACACAATGAGTACATTGATTTGACCTTTGTCACATCGGTGCATCTTTCAGGTGAAGCAACTTTGATCACCCTTGGACAAAATATTCACTTACCTTGCCAAAGGGTCTGTGTTAGGTTGAAAATGAAGTAACATTGAGATCTGTCTACAGCCCTTATATTTATCACTGTAAAAGACGGCTAGGTTTAGCCTAAATCGTCATCATGATGTTTATGCAGGTCTTCGCGGGAGTTACTTTCATGTCTTTATGAgggattttattttgtaattttcgacGATGTGATCAGTTTGAAGTAAGAAATTGCATTCATTTGTGCTGTTTGAcgaatatatgtatgtaggtaggtaggtaggtaggcaggtataGGTAGGTAACGGTAGGTAGATGTTCATgtgtgtatggatggatggatgtgcaTTATAAAACCGTTCCCCGTGAAAAATCCATGCCCTAATGCTCACAATCGGGTTCAGCTCATTCTCACTGGCTTTCAGTCCGAATCAAACGCTAAATTGAGAGGTGAAAAAACGCAATACTAAACGATATATTGTATTTTAGGAATAAAACTTTGATGGAACGGTAGATTTCTCCGAATAAACTTATAAATAGTTTAAATTCTGTCTCTTATGGCTATCGGATGGAAAATATAATGACTGGATATGATGCGTGCATTTTTCATAGTTACATGTATGTCGTAAGGTATGATGTGCTgtgattttgtatttatttctcaTTGTGGGCTGCTTTATGACTTTTATCGGCCCTAGGCTGATACAAGTACAATTATCATACAGCAAAAGACATCCTAAATTTGTAGAGACATCTCTATGACACGTATAGACATTGACACTGGATAATACTATTATCTACCGCATAGTGCAGTCGTGGTATTTTTCGTTTTCCTCCATGAGCTTGTGATCTGTCACCAGCATTTGAAGCATCGAGTCTCCTGCAAGATGGAGATGAGCTAGAGTTCTATTAAATAGTTTAGTTTGTGGGTTGTTTAAATTCGTGctccatttattttttttaatcttgCAAAGATTGCTCATGGAGAGATACACTTGAAAATATTACACTGTTATCTCCCGAATATCTCAGACGCATATTAGAAATGAGATCAAAGTTGTCGTCGTGGTATGATCTACGTTTCAATTTTCCCGGATATACACTCCTCCAACCTCGAGATTTCCATCTATCGCCTGTGGAGTAACCTTGGTCTATGATTGTGCAAAAGTTCGACTGCCGTTATAGACACAGTTCGCGTCGATGATCACCGACTGCGCATGCTTATAGGAGGCGCATCCATGCATATGCATTTGGCGTCGATGTAGACTGCGTAAACGCAATATGTATTCGTAGACTCTGGAGAAAAAAACTCAGTCAATTATGATACATCTCAAGGATTTACGGATTGAATAAATTTAGATATCGGTTGGAGAACAACTACAGATGTATGAACGAATGCATGAGGTTGCTTGTATTGAATGAACTGAAGCTCCGAAGTGTAATTTCTCACTCTATGTTTCGCTGACCAAAGGTTGCAAAGAACAATCATTTAAATTCATTACATTCCATATTTAGTTATCAGTGCGAGATTAGTCTCATATTTTGCATTCCATTAACTCGTTCAACCTTTTTCTGTTATTTATGGAAGACTTTGTGTGATGATAATGCACGTTATGAATAAGCTATTAATGTAAAGGTATTAACATAGGTAAGCTGTGATACATGATATTATATGATAATCTTAGTTAGTTCTAAAtaaatatgtttttatttgcatttttttagtTAAGGTCAAACCTTGCGtcaaattactgagacaagagTACCTCCAAGTTGTTGGCGATAGAACGTATTTACTTCACCTGCAAGTCATTATGGTGCACACAACCATCCTTT
Protein-coding regions in this window:
- the LOC139152026 gene encoding ras-related protein Rap-2a-like gives rise to the protein MPRSRSLKERFSDENLNVKESKRLVVMGAAGVGKSSVISQFLYGKFDEKYRETVEDLHTREFDINGHTLHLEVLDTSGSFSFPAMRKLSIASGDVFVLVYAISDKESLEEVTRLRNQILEQKGGKATSIIVVGNKSDLEEERKVEKDDVESLTYQWDLEHIETSAKDNSNIERVFKEVLKSAKLPTHLMSSILIRQKSLPSEIHQPKDRHGQKKEACVIS